In Panthera tigris isolate Pti1 chromosome B1, P.tigris_Pti1_mat1.1, whole genome shotgun sequence, the sequence CCACCTCCATTTCACACCAtaggcaaaaataaacttagaatggATTGTggatcttaaaataaaatataaaacttagagaagataacataggagagcGTCTTCTGTAGTAGGGGTAAGCAGGTAATTCTCAGGTATGACACCAACggcaaaatatgtaaaatgaataaatcagtaaGTTGGAGTCTACCAACATAAAAAAACCTCCTGTGCTGTGAAATATTCTGTTTAAGTGATGAAAAGACAAGCCGGAAATGGGGAGAAAATCTTCGCAAACCACAGAGTCAACAAAGGCCCACatagagaatatataaagaattattaaggggcgcctgggtggctcagtcggttaagcgtctgacttcggctcaggtcacgatctcgcagtccgtggtttcgggccctgcgtcgggctctgtgctgacagctcagagcctggagcctgtttcagattctgtgtctccctctctctctgaccctcccccattcatgctctgtctctctctgtctcaaaaataaataaacgttaaaaaaaatttttttaaaaagaattattaaaaccccaaagaactgaacaaatatttcaccaaagaggagATATGGATGGCAAAggagcacgtgaaaagatgttcaatatcactagccatttgggaaatgcaagctaaacattaaaaaccgtagtgagatatcacctcacacctcctaaaatggctaagataaaaaacagtgataatgccaaatgctgatgaggatatGTAGAAGCTGGAACTCTCATATTTTGCTGGTGGAAATCAAAAGTGGTAtaaccactggggaaaacaggTTAGTAGCTTCTTACAAAACTAGATGTGCAATTACCACGTGACCCAGCAGTTGCCGCCCCGggtatttatcccagagaaacgAAAACTCATGTTCGGCATGAAAAGCTGTGCATGACTGTTCACAGCATCTTCGTTCATACCAGAGAAAAAAACGGAAACACATCGACTGTCCCTCAGTGGGTGGATGGTCGAACAAACTCAGGGAGATCCACACAGTGAAATACTATCCAGCAATAAGAAAGTATTAACTATTAACAACAATATATGCAACAAGTGGGCCTCAGAGACATCACTTAATGATAAAAGCCAGTTGCAAAAGGTTACATTGATACGATGTTTGGTTCCACTTGTGTAACATTCTCTGAATGGTTAACCTATAGAGAtgaagaacagattagtggttgctgaGGGTCAGAGATGGACAGAAGGGGCTTGGATACACAAACACGAAGAGATAGCACAGGAAGTTCTTGTGTGGTGATGGAACAATTTTAGATCTTGATGGTAGCATTACAGGAATCTATACATGTCATAAAATTGCATAGAGCTAGACACACACAAAAACGAACGCaggttttaaaatgatgaaaataaaataacgtCTGTAGTTAACGGTAATGCACTGATGTCaacttcctggttttgatatcataCTGCAGTTACATAATATGTCATTGGGTGGACCCGGGAGTACTAATTTTGCAAACTCCTGTAAATCTGTAATAttgcaaaagaaaatgtttgaacttttttttttttgaaatgaaaaaaaatgagagaagaagaCCGTATTTGCCAAAGACCTTCCCCTTATACAGACAGCGTGGTTCTCTTTGGCGGTTGCTTTATCCACAATGGCctactccctctctttcctccccagaCACTCCACATGACCCCCTTGTGAAGTTTCCAGTGGAATGCTAGGTGCCTTAGATCAGGAGGTACAGAAAAGTTGCATACATAAAAATAGTTCAGAAGAACACCAGCATACCAGATTCATCAACTGTTAATATTTAACTCATTCACTTTATCAGATGGCATCTATCCATCAACCTATATCATTGTTTCTGAATCCTTTCAGGCTGTTTCTTCCACCGTGGGCCTCCCCCTAAgcactttcatgtttatttcccaAGAATATTCTCTTACAGAGTCACAGTACTTACTATTCATTTcagtaattgtttttcttttctttttttttttttttaatttaagttttagttggttaacatacaatgaaatattggtttcaggagtagacttttcagtgactcatcacttacatacaacacccagtgctcctcacaagtgccctccttaatacacatcacccactcacctccctccagcaaccctgctagtcctgtctttaagagtctcccgtggtttatttccctctttttttcaccTCCCGTATGtccacctgttttgtttctgaaattccacatgtgagaatCTCAGTAAATTTAACACTGATTCAATACTTTAATCCATCGTCCTTACTCCACTTTCATCAACGGCCCCAATAACGTCCAGTACAGAATCCAGCCTGGGGTCGGGTGCAGCACTGAGTTGTCCTGTCCCTTTGAAAGCCTTAGGAGATCCAGTTTTGCTACCGATCTCTCCTTGTCACGGGCCCCCAGAAATTGCGTCTGTAAACCGGGTCGTAGTAATTTCACCACCCTTCGTGAGCAAAGGCGCTTTAACAATCTATGAGAGCTAAATCGGGTCTGTCTCTTCTGCATCATCTTTCCCCAGAAGGTCTAAACTTCCGATGTGGGTCGGAGCAGAGCAGACCCTCTTTGGTGCTCATTCGGAGCCAGCGGAAAGATCGCAGGGCAGAGGGATGCAGGCCAAGGGCGAGGAGAAGGAATTGGGGGAGGAATCCTCCAGGGCAGCGGTGACGGAGACCCCGCGAGGgactcccctctccacccccctcacCTGGAGCGCCGGCGGCCAATCCGCGGCTGGGCCCGGCTGGCCGCGGCCAATGGGAAGGCGGCGCGGCGCGCTCCCCCGGGGCTATAAGTGCGCCGGGGCGGCGGAAAGTGAAAGTGGTGCGGACGCCGCGGACGCAGCTGACGCCGCCGGGGCTGCAGCCGAGCCGCCGGGATGCTCAGGGTTCCGGAGCCGCGGCCCAGGGAGGCGGGGGCGGCCGGCCAGTCCAAGCCGCTCACCTCCTTCTTCATCCAGGACATCCTGCGGGACGGCGCGGAGCGGCGCGGCGGCCACACGGGCAGCCCGCAGCCCCCGTGCCAGCCGGACGCGCGGCGAGAGCTGGAGCCGGAGCCCGAGGGAGGAAGAGGCGGCGCTGGGGCGCCGGAGGACGAGTGGGGCGCCCGGCCGCGCGCTGCGCAGGAGGCCGACAAGCCGGCGGCGAGCGAGCCAGGTGAGGCGGCCGGGCTGGGCCAGGGTGCGGTCCCGCAGGAGGGGCGGGCCGGCCTGGGGGCCGCGAGGGCGGGTCCGAGGCGGGGAGGGCGCAGCCCCGGCTGCAGGGATGCGGGGCCCCGCGGCGACAGGCCAAGGGACCCCACCGCCTCCCGCCGCGGGCGCGCCTCGGAAATTAACCCCGAGCCCGGCCGTCCGAGCGGCGCAGGGTTTTTGCATGGGCTGGACTCGCCGGGCACGGCGCTCTCAGCCCCGCGGGCTCTGGCGCCCCGGGCTCCCCTGCGAGCGCGCGCACCGCGTCCCCAGCCCGAGTCCCCGGTGAAAAACCCGCCACCCGCCCCCAGGCACCGCGCGACCCTCGATCGGCGCCCGCCCCTCGCTGCCTCTTGGCAGTTACGATTACTACCATATAACAAATAACTGATCGCAACTTATTAATATCAATAAATTAGGGTTTGACCAGGGAAGACCCCCTCTGCTTCCCAATTCCATGGGCAATAAAACTAAGTTTGGAAGGCCCCTCGGGCCTTCAGGAAATATAACACCATTGGACACCTCTAAACTActcttatttcctttcctgtCACTTCGGATGAGGCATCCTACAGGCTTGTTTAGAAAAAAGGGGACTCAAGTCAGAGAATGAACTTGTCCTTAGCCCCCGCCACCTCTCCTATAGCGCAGACCCTCTCCTGCCACCTGGAAGTTAACACTGATGTCTTTGGGTCCTGCTTTACCaggtgttttctttctgtgtgttgCCTGGGTCCCTTCTCCCACCTCAATACACTGATCCAGGACCCCGTTTAATTCTGCTGGACGATACGGCAGGAAGTTCCACCACTAACCTCTCCTAACTTTGGGTTCTTGATGACTATTAGAAAACGAATACATAATATACGGATTCAGTCACTCCCTACTAGGGAGAGTTCCTTAGTCATGTGAAGAAAGTGAAATGTATCCAAGATGACACTGGGCCGTTTGTTCACTACCACGGAGATAAGGGTGTATTGAATTCCGTTCTCTACCCTCTAACATGTAaccttttccttcccatccctccttctcccttctctccagaTGGACACTTTGAGGCTTATCTATTGGACTATGAAAACAGTGCAGGCGCCTTGCCAAGCCTTCCCCAAACCCCGAAGCAGCCACAGAAGCGCTCTCGAGCCGCCTTCTCCCACACTCAGGTCATTGAGTTAGAGAGGAAGTTCAGCCACCAGAAGTATCTGTCAGCTCCTGAAAGGGCTCACCTGGCCAAGAACCTCAAGCTCACTGAGACCCAAGTGAAAATATGGTTCCAGAACAGACGCTATAAGACCAAGCGAAAGCAACTCACTTCGGACCTGGGAGGCCTGGAGAAGCACTCCTCCCTGCCGGCTCTGAAAGAGGAGGGTTTATCTCAAGCCTCCCTCATCTCCATGTGTAACAGCTACCCTTACTACCCCTACCTGTACTGCTTGGGAGGCTGGAACCCGGCTTTCTGGTAATGCCAGCTCAGATGACAATCACGAATGATCAAAAAACACTGCCTTCCCCAGCGTGTCTCTCTGGATGGCAAAAGGGACCAGGctcagggaggacagaggaggaagaggtatGCAGGCCGAAATTGTTAGAGGTTTGCATGGACATCCTAGGTTCTTCACTGGGGGGGCTAGTGAAAGATCTGGGACAGTGACTAATATCCAGATGGCTCCCTAACACATAAAATGGGCCATTTTTGCTGTTAAAGACCTGCGTgaagtggggagggacaaagtCTAGTGCTGTCTCTAGCACTTTCTATTTCCGTATGAGCAGTCCCCATCACTTCCGAGGATGTTGTTTCAACTCCATCCTCTTGTGTAACTGAGCATCAGCCTGGAGGGATGCAAACCTGAAGGGAAACAGGATGGCCAGGATGAAGGTGTCACCTCCTGAATCCTGAATCACACCTAAGTTCAAAAACCTCTCGTTGGCCTTGGTTTACAACGAAGGTTTCTCCCTGTCCCTGTGGGAGAGTGGAAGCCAGAGGCTCTTACAGAGAAACCGGTCCTGCTCAGCACAGATCGGCATGGGATATGGAGATGGGTAGGAGGAGGTGAAAATATAAGCttcttattattcctttttaagtaaCACGCCAACCTTAAGTATTCACAGGGTGGCCCAAGTAGAACAGGAAGCACTCACCGTGGTTTTAGGACAAGCTGTATAAACAGAACTCTGCTGCAAGGGGTGGGCCCGGGCCAGAAGAGTCTCCACATGTCTGAGACAGCAGCCTGCGGAGGGCCCTCGGCACTGCTGCTGGGCggcattacatttttattaataaaggttCAATAAAAGCTTCCCCTGGACCTTTTTTGCCCTGGACCTGAGAATTTGAACGAGAAATTTCCTGGAGTTTTCGGGCTGTAATTCAGACTACATCATGGCAGATCACATAATCCTTTTCCTGTAaactcctgtcctccctcccttcttttattttttgttccttctcCACAACAATCACCCGCTGAAGGGCTTCTTTTCAGTCCAGACTTTTAGTCTGGCTGCACCTAACATATACACCTTCCTTATTTAGCCTGAGATCTGGTCTttatccctcccccccccccccccaccccacaaggcTTTATCTCTcctggggttaaaaaaaaaaaaatagtggaggGGGCTGGAGATTCTGATTTGGCTAAaagacatgcatttttttttttaactagcaattattttttttaaaatacaacattaaatCCCAAACCCTATTTAAAGACTCGACAGCTCTAAAAGGTCACTGCTACCTTTATAAACTTTCTGGTGGCTCTGTTGTTACAGTTCAAAGTCTGACAGCCCTCTGGGATCCccagaggagaaggcagagaaggtaAGAGGTGTTGGGCTTTCAGacacaaagagaacaaaatgaagaacCGGGCATCGTTGAGCCGTCCGGTGGAAATACAGGGTTCACGGGCAGGGTGCAGAGAAAAGGCAGCTGGCACCTTAGGGAGCTGGGTCCCCAGCCACAAGCTGAGGGGGCACTTTGCCAGAAGGGgctcagagaaaggaaacagtttTCAAAACATTATAGTGGCGTCCATCACCAGACAATGAAACTGTCCAAATACTTCGGGAACTGTGTTTAATGCCTATGAAGAATGGGTCCCCCAAAAAAGAGACAACTAGTGACTTCAGCAAGAATGAgaagaaggcaaagaagaaattGGGCCACCTTCTGTTCCCACCCGATTGTTTAAGGTGACCTGGCAGAGGGGAGACATcagagtaaaagaagccagttacTAATGAGGTACCCTGAGGCCTGGAAATCTCTTGATCCCACTACTTAATTCTGTTTAGTGAGAAACCATTCAATTTCCTCCTATTAAAA encodes:
- the NKX3-1 gene encoding homeobox protein Nkx-3.1, with translation MLRVPEPRPREAGAAGQSKPLTSFFIQDILRDGAERRGGHTGSPQPPCQPDARRELEPEPEGGRGGAGAPEDEWGARPRAAQEADKPAASEPDGHFEAYLLDYENSAGALPSLPQTPKQPQKRSRAAFSHTQVIELERKFSHQKYLSAPERAHLAKNLKLTETQVKIWFQNRRYKTKRKQLTSDLGGLEKHSSLPALKEEGLSQASLISMCNSYPYYPYLYCLGGWNPAFW